A region of Daphnia carinata strain CSIRO-1 chromosome 10, CSIRO_AGI_Dcar_HiC_V3, whole genome shotgun sequence DNA encodes the following proteins:
- the LOC130703142 gene encoding PH-interacting protein-like encodes MPPVVKYPMDLSTIKARLESRFYRRVSAVQYDVRRIYINAFKFNLPTSDIVRNSSVVSDLCLEIIRNRDSNDVKALYQQVLEKYRIRDEKEEKAAGQIRNAEKGKAMDLQRPKKNKPATLATTAAPCWKQQCTDVLEIMEQSKDAELFSELSRVQDEPDYLQVMDYPMDLETVHEELRLNNYATPMEFARDVRVIFKNSKNYFTNKRSRSWCMTHRLSAVFEKHICKILASVKQPDESSDRSVSSSSKDNSKKDKSLTSSASTNESVQEVGNTRESNLIVSQHTNEERVIVEASSSTQLEDATEQIPVCNTSVIDGANDVTELEKEIPVTNFETGNLVERKTPLMSQKEQLDIDIENGYRNLETIKVDIQKDTLQLSQQQEQINAYYATLLEHDEERDGSDAKTPKVSKLTSLSALREKINGQLTNCTKQKLTQELAWREHQATALKLELQLNLLDPCENALEFRTVEKMLAEKRNHETQSEGELNLIKGEILALEEEQRDVDRQITGLKAMHDKLTEMEAMKTAIQLQILNKKSRENDLIEDLSKRINAWKTLEMKLIQILYEEAVGDIEKIAKEKFNKLTELVEGSPKR; translated from the exons ATGCCTCCCGTTGTCAAGTACCCGATGGATCTGTCTACAATCAAAGCAAGACTAGAAAGCCGTTTCTATCGACGAGTGTCTGCGGTTCAGTATGATGTGCGTCGTATATACATCAACGCATTTAAATTCAATCTACCGACGTCAGACATTGTTCGAAATTCCTCAGTCGTTTCGGACTTGTGTCTTGAGATAATCCGAAACAGGGATTCTAATGACGTCAAAGCCCTATACCAACAGGTTTTGGAAAAATACAGAATCcgagatgaaaaagaagaaaaagctgcAGGACAAATCAGAAACGCCGAAAAGGGTAAAGCGATGGATCTTCAAAGACCAAAA AAAAATAAACCTGCTACTTTAGCCACGACTGCTGCTCCCTGCTGGAAGCAGCAGTGTACGGATGTATTGGAAATCATGGAGCAGTCCAAAGATGCAGAATTATTCAGCGAGCTATCTAGAGTTCAAGATGAACCAGATTATCTTCAGGTGATGGACTACCCTATGGATTTGGAGACGGTGCACGAAGAACTTAGGCTTAACAACTACGCAACGCCAATGGAGTTCGCAAGAGATGTCCGTGTTATAttcaaaaattccaaaaaCTATTTTACCAATAAAAGATCGCGCAGTTGGTGCATGACCCATCGATTGTCAGCCGTGTTTGAAAAACACATTTGCAAAATTCTTGCTTCTGTTAAGCAGCCGGACGAGTCATCAG ACCGATCCGTCAGCTCAAGTTCGAAAGACAACTCGAAAAAGGATAAATCATTGACATCTTCAGCTTCAACCAATGAATCTGTTCAAGAAGTTGGAAATACTAGAGAAAGCAACCTAATTGTTTCTCAGCACACCAATGAAGAACGG GTTATCGTCGAGGCGAGCTCCTCTACTCAGCTGGAAGATGCAACTGAACAAATCCCCGTCTGCAATACATCGGTCATTGACGGCGCAAATGACGTCACTGaactcgaaaaagaaattcccgTCACGAATTTTGAAACAGGTAATCTCGTAGAAAGGAAGACACCATTGATGAGTCAGAAAGAACAGCTGGATATCGATATTGAAAATGGATACCGTAATCTGGAGACGATCAAAGTTGATATACAAAAAGATACCCTACAGTTGTCGCAACAACAGGAACAAATCAATGCATACTATGCCACTTTGTTGGAACACGATGAAGAGAGAGACGGGTCGGATGCCAAAACCCCCAAAGTATCCAAGTTGACGTCATTGTCAGCGCTTAGAGAAAAGATCAACGGCCAATTGACGAATTGTACGAAGCAAAAGTTAACTCAAGAACTTGCATGGAGAGAGCATCAAGCAACTGCGTTAAAACTCGAACTTCAATTGAATTTGCTGGACCCGTGTGAAAATGCCCTAGAATTCAGAACAGTTGAAAAAATGCTGgctgagaaaagaaatcaCGAAACTCAGTCGGAAGgtgaattaaatttaatcaaaGGGGAAATCTTGGCCTTAGAAGAGGAGCAAAGAGATGTGGATCGCCAAATAACGGGTTTGAAAGCCATGCATGATAAATTGACTGAAATGGAAGCTATGAAGACAGCGATACAACTTCAAATACTCAACAAAAAATCAAGGGAAAATGATCTGATAGAAGACCTCAGTAAACGCATAAATGCATGGAAGACGCTTGAAATGAAGTTAATTCAGATCCTTTATGAAGAAGCCGTTGGTGACATAGAGAAGATTGCGAAAGAAAAGTTCAATAAGTTGACCGAGCTTGTAGAAGGTTCTCCCAAACGATAG